A stretch of Chloroflexota bacterium DNA encodes these proteins:
- a CDS encoding ubiquinol-cytochrome c reductase iron-sulfur subunit, which translates to MSAVAPQAPTTTPMTRREFLYYVWGASMALFMAESAGALIWFALPRFREGEFGGKITLDVTAIPGVDTGPKDFPEGRFWLVNLGPQSASDPRRPDVYPAQQGLMAIYKVCVHLGCLYKWVPTNNRFECPCHGSKYLADGVRVDGPARRNLDKFVLEAQDDNGNTLAKTAVGNANDDANAGAPIVLPAGTTRVVVDTGKKIVGADNTAPGGGK; encoded by the coding sequence ATGTCTGCTGTGGCCCCTCAGGCCCCAACTACCACCCCAATGACCCGGCGCGAGTTTTTGTATTACGTGTGGGGCGCATCCATGGCGCTTTTCATGGCCGAATCGGCTGGCGCGCTGATCTGGTTTGCTCTGCCGCGCTTCCGGGAAGGCGAGTTCGGCGGCAAGATCACGCTGGACGTTACTGCCATTCCGGGCGTTGATACCGGGCCTAAGGATTTCCCGGAAGGACGATTCTGGCTGGTCAACCTGGGGCCACAGTCGGCGAGCGACCCGCGACGGCCTGACGTTTACCCGGCGCAACAGGGCTTGATGGCGATTTACAAAGTATGCGTTCATCTGGGTTGTCTTTATAAGTGGGTGCCGACCAACAACCGCTTTGAGTGCCCGTGCCACGGCTCGAAATATCTGGCCGACGGCGTGCGGGTGGACGGCCCGGCCCGGCGCAACCTGGACAAGTTTGTGCTCGAAGCGCAGGACGACAACGGCAACACCCTGGCGAAAACAGCGGTGGGCAATGCCAACGACGACGCCAATGCCGGCGCGCCGATCGTTCTGCCAGCCGGCACTACCAGAGTTGTGGTTGACACTGGCAAGAAGATTGTGGGCGCCGATAACACCGCGCCGGGCGGCGGCAAATAA
- a CDS encoding cytochrome bc complex cytochrome b subunit, whose protein sequence is MALFKLHVPILDDIKAKGLKPALLAKVDDAVTRFTAGLSIGDIRGVLRGDPAPRPNPRVKPHADGFWFHMRPTYYHNLVTPLYPEFRLGWLSLYFMVFETLTGIFLMIFYTPSPLVAFENMLNILSNVPLGLFMRDLHKFGAEMMVAVVSLHMLRTVLTGNYKKPRQFTWFTGVVLLLVTLILSFSGYLLPWDQLSLWAVTIGASMVEAVPTPWPLNIFGEQVLGDPSFVGTWINNIARGGPQFNADGLLRWYLLHILALPLIGFVFIGVHYYKVVIHGHSLPPEAEKVGEDTAKRVPMDQRTYFMPDIITRELFYVALVTFVCVFAVTLGGFHASLEPHADPLVTPLHTTAPWYFLWVQGMLKLGDKVFWGLIAPGIIFSLLFVLGYIEVGPSRRYADRRIGLSVCMVALVALSVTTFMGTPWYAVSSSPDQEVVAALVPQTHPGLLRETPFEKLIVDDYNAADWQSAPNPEMKALLREYEDELEIARQKRDAITGKPIMPDAEGLMIVEDWQAGLKKITLRINWTKSDGTPGTFSQDVYLHKDSNYGE, encoded by the coding sequence ATGGCTCTCTTCAAACTTCACGTTCCTATTTTAGATGACATCAAGGCCAAAGGCCTGAAGCCGGCGCTGTTGGCGAAAGTGGATGACGCCGTCACCCGCTTCACTGCCGGGTTGAGCATCGGCGATATTCGCGGTGTGCTCCGGGGCGACCCGGCCCCCCGCCCCAACCCCCGGGTCAAACCCCACGCCGACGGTTTCTGGTTCCACATGCGGCCCACCTACTACCACAATCTGGTGACGCCGCTTTACCCCGAGTTCCGCCTCGGCTGGCTGTCGCTGTACTTCATGGTCTTCGAGACCCTCACCGGCATCTTCCTCATGATCTTTTACACCCCCTCGCCGCTGGTGGCCTTCGAGAACATGCTCAACATCCTCAGCAACGTGCCGCTCGGCCTGTTCATGCGCGACTTGCACAAGTTCGGCGCAGAAATGATGGTGGCCGTCGTCTCCCTCCACATGTTGCGAACGGTCCTCACCGGCAACTACAAGAAGCCGCGCCAGTTCACCTGGTTCACCGGAGTGGTGCTCCTGCTGGTCACCCTGATCCTCTCGTTCTCCGGCTATCTCTTGCCGTGGGACCAGCTCTCGCTGTGGGCGGTGACGATTGGCGCTTCGATGGTCGAAGCCGTTCCCACTCCCTGGCCGCTCAACATTTTCGGCGAGCAGGTGCTTGGCGATCCTTCGTTTGTAGGCACGTGGATCAACAATATCGCTCGCGGCGGCCCGCAGTTTAATGCCGATGGCTTACTGCGCTGGTACTTACTGCACATTCTCGCCCTGCCGCTGATCGGCTTCGTCTTCATCGGCGTGCACTACTACAAAGTGGTCATTCACGGCCACTCCCTGCCGCCCGAAGCCGAAAAGGTGGGCGAAGACACCGCCAAGCGCGTGCCGATGGATCAGCGCACCTACTTCATGCCGGACATCATCACCCGCGAACTGTTCTACGTGGCCCTGGTGACGTTCGTTTGCGTGTTTGCCGTGACGCTCGGCGGGTTCCATGCGTCGCTGGAGCCGCACGCTGACCCGCTAGTGACGCCTCTGCACACAACTGCCCCGTGGTACTTCCTCTGGGTTCAGGGCATGTTGAAGCTTGGCGACAAAGTCTTCTGGGGCCTGATCGCGCCGGGCATCATCTTCAGCCTGCTGTTTGTGCTGGGTTACATTGAAGTCGGCCCCAGCCGCCGCTACGCCGACCGCCGCATCGGCCTGTCGGTGTGCATGGTGGCGTTGGTTGCCCTCTCGGTGACGACCTTCATGGGCACGCCCTGGTACGCCGTGTCCTCCTCGCCGGATCAGGAAGTGGTGGCCGCCCTTGTGCCGCAAACTCATCCCGGCCTTTTGCGCGAGACGCCGTTTGAGAAGCTAATTGTAGACGACTACAACGCCGCAGATTGGCAGTCGGCCCCCAATCCCGAAATGAAAGCTTTGCTCAGGGAATATGAAGACGAACTGGAGATTGCCCGTCAGAAACGAGACGCCATCACCGGCAAACCGATTATGCCCGACGCCGAAGGCCTGATGATCGTCGAAGACTGGCAGGCCGGCCTGAAGAAGATCACTCTGCGCATTAACTGGACGAAGAGCGATGGAACGCCCGGCACTTTCTCGCAGGATGTGTACCTGCATAAAGACTCGAATTACGGAGAATGA
- a CDS encoding c-type cytochrome encodes MSIRVILGSVLIALTMMITAFVMVNEPARMADFDAGYKGRSIEAGATLFQTACIGCHGVQGQGIDNIAPALNAADLLDDTKGTPARLKEIGWSGSLPDYLRAAIAGGRPRASASFANYPQRMPTWSQEFGGPMRPDQVENLVDFVMNWKEGAIAAAAAVPTVSIDAVGTDIKVELPEGDAANGELLFGGKVNGKFPCSACHSLQAGQTLVGPSLAGIATTAATRKDGYSAEQYIHESVVQPNTYIVEGFVNPSIMPATFGAQMTKEELADIIAYLMTLK; translated from the coding sequence ATGAGCATACGCGTGATTCTTGGCTCGGTTCTGATTGCGCTCACCATGATGATTACAGCCTTTGTGATGGTGAACGAACCGGCTCGTATGGCTGATTTTGACGCCGGTTACAAAGGGCGCTCCATAGAAGCCGGGGCGACTCTTTTCCAAACTGCCTGCATCGGCTGTCACGGTGTTCAGGGGCAAGGCATTGATAATATTGCTCCGGCCCTCAACGCGGCCGATTTGCTGGACGATACAAAGGGCACACCGGCTCGCCTCAAGGAAATTGGCTGGAGCGGCTCGTTGCCCGACTACCTGCGGGCCGCCATCGCCGGTGGCCGGCCCCGCGCCTCGGCTTCTTTCGCCAACTACCCACAACGCATGCCCACCTGGAGCCAGGAGTTTGGCGGCCCGATGCGGCCCGACCAGGTCGAAAACCTGGTGGACTTCGTCATGAACTGGAAAGAGGGCGCTATCGCCGCCGCGGCCGCGGTGCCCACAGTTTCGATTGACGCCGTTGGCACCGACATCAAGGTTGAATTGCCTGAGGGCGATGCCGCCAATGGTGAACTGCTCTTCGGCGGCAAGGTGAACGGCAAGTTCCCGTGCTCGGCCTGCCACTCCCTGCAAGCAGGGCAGACTCTGGTTGGCCCCTCGCTGGCGGGCATTGCCACCACGGCCGCCACCCGCAAAGACGGCTACTCGGCAGAGCAATACATTCACGAGTCGGTCGTTCAGCCGAACACTTACATTGTCGAAGGGTTTGTCAACCCAAGCATCATGCCCGCCACCTTTGGCGCGCAAATGACGAAAGAAGAATTGGCGGACATCATTGCTTACCTGATGACACTCAAGTAA